In Cardiocondyla obscurior isolate alpha-2009 linkage group LG07, Cobs3.1, whole genome shotgun sequence, the DNA window AGGTCTTGCATGTCATGCTGAAAGTCCCATGATTCGATTTTAAACCGACCGTGACTGTCCGGCGAATAATACGTTCGAGTGCCCGTacgattaaacttttaatctcttttaaaatataataagttcTAACACGAGCCACGTTGCTATTAGAATATCGTTTGCGCGCTTTCCTACTTTTTCCCGTCCACCTCTCAGATGAACCGTACTTAACGGTATAAATGAtggttctttttattaatttaaacacgTAAATACacatatgtgtgtgtgtaaatTCAAACAATTAATTGACGCTGACTCGATCGTTAATCATGACTCTTTCACACTTTTAACGCGGTCGACGCGGATAGGGAAAGTTTACCGTCGTTCAGTAGGTTGCCATTTATCATCCTGAACCTCAGGCCTCTTCCAAATTTATCGGCCACTTTTGCGCTCGATTCATCGTAATTAGCCGAAACATCTGAGACCGAATCTTCGACACCCGTCGCACCGCCACGCCGGATCTTTTCATTACTCTCGTTCTCCGAGTCCTTGTAGTCCCTTTCGTTGCCGGTCTTCCGCCCGATTTTCAGCCCCACGAGCCTAATTGCGCCGCCTTTCTTTCTCACACTCGGCTCGAGATTAAACTCACTCGCTGGGAGTTTCACACAGTCCTTGCCGCGCAATTTCTGCATGAAATTCGCCAAGCCGTCGGATAATAACCCGCAGAGCCggatataatttttcgttCCTCCCGAGTGATTATCGACGGCCGAGGCATCAATCTTGCTCACGTCCTCGTCTTTCTTCGACGGGACACCGACGTCCACTCCGAGTTTCATACTCGCTTTAGCAAACTTCTCTTTTAATACGTTCTCAATATCCGGGACGTACACGTAAAGAGTCACGTTTTTCCGGTTTCCCTCCTTTTTCGCGTCCCTCGAGCTTCGCGGCGCGCTTTTGATCCAGTCCTCTTCCGACGAATATTCTTTAGAAGCCTCGCCGTTGCTCAACAACACGTCGTGTGACAATTTTGCCTGATTCGCGAGCTGGACGTTCGTTGAAATGCCTCCGCGGATGGGAATCATAGGGTGATTTTTCGACTGGACCTTAGCTTGAAAATCTACGTTCAGTTTCGTTGGGTCTCTCGCAAAGTTTATAGGCCTCGATATTATCAAAGGATTTAAAGAGTCGTCCAAAAATTCCAACTCCACATCTCCGTTGTCTCCGTAAAATTCGCTCGGTATGACGTCGATAGGATGGTTCAGTTGTTCCACAGTTGCTGCTTTCTCGAGATTGCGGGCGTTCTGAGGAAAGTGCGATCGATTTTAATGCGGCGTTCTCCACGTCGGGCAGGGTTACTTGGCTAGATTTTAGACTCACCAGCAGCGGTAACAGGTAGAGAAGACCCGTGAAAGGGAGAGTGGAACGTAGGGCGCCCATCTCGTTTCGATAAAGCGACAGATTTCGGACGGATTCGTTCGTCAAACGAAACCGATCCTCACTCGGATTTCTTTATGTACTCATAGCAGCGATTTATTCACGACACCGTAGTGTCACGGTTGttcgtttttcattttaatggCGCGTTGCATGTAATTTCGTTCATTTACGACGCATTGTCTGCAAATAGTATCCTTGCCATTTGACTTGACGGTGGTTAGTTACTGCCATTTGACTCGACGGTCGTTCcttaacttaaaattattcctctctctcgtaaatatatttttaactaattaccacgattaatttttataattttgcgtTTAATGAGGAACTTGGATTTCTTCTTCTGGAAAATTTAACGGCATAGAAATTTATTGTTCTTTCATTGAATGCGACGGTTAATCACTCGCGCTAATTATCCGCATGATTACGACGTCGGAAACGTCTTCGCGACTTTCGGCTTGGCCCGCGAAATAATTCACTAACGTTACCATCTGCCCGGGATTCATCGATTCAGCCGGATTTTCAGCTATCGGCGAGTTAATGGTGCGCGGCTTGAAAATTTATAGCGCGTATAATCGAAAGTCCGTGTTCGGCTCTCTCATCTTGCCTCGACGTATACTTACATCTCGTTCGATACAGCTCGTTCGATATCGCATGAAACCACATTACACCGCGTCTGAATTTTATGCATACATcgatcgaattaattattagtattattatatatcaAGTGCCGATTATTAtttacgataattatattatcttataatattatttttataatcagTTAGAAAGCGCCTACGCCCGGTGCCGTTTATAGTTGACCCGTTCGTATTTCCGGTCACGCGATTGTCCggttcttaattaattactgtCGCCGCTATCATCGACCGATGACTGGTATTTAAAAGCTTGTTGCGTAtgaaatttccatttttttttctttttttttgtgtacgTTTTTAGAATCGTTCATTAATTGATGCGAATCACAATGAGAAGTCAACGAAAGCGTATACGAACGTATCTATTACCCTGCGGCGAAACGCGGCGCGTTCACACTGGAAACCGGAAGTCGCAGTCGTACATCACCATTGTCACGATCCGCTGTTTGCTCCTTGAGATAGGTCGTAATCTTATCTAGCAGTTTTTCACACCTACCGCcgtgaattatataaaaaaaaaaaaatccgctgTCTTAAGAGTTCTTGCCATCTCATactccttctttttttaatttattaatcgccGCGATTTGCTAATTAAGAAGTaccgtaaataattaaaggcGGATCAGTGTAACGGGTATTTTGCAGAAGGGGTTCAGTCAAGCTTGAAAGTTCTTTGCTCTTTGATCAAAATTACTGTGGCgcatcgaattaatttctttttttttttctcttcttttttttttcatggaATTTATGCCCGCTTCGGTTGAAATGCTATATttctttcgaaataaataaacaggCGGTTTCTTGCGTCGTCTGCGTAGGTGCGGTTTTATAAAGATTACGCGACGACGCGCTGATGCCGCGTGATAATTTACGAATTGACATAGTTGAGACAATTTACTCAACGACGTACTGACGAAATTTCCATCTCGCGCGATCCGCGGTTGCGCGAGCGCGACAAAATCAAGCGACGACGTCGAGCAGGCTTGCGCGTTTCCGGTAGAAACAATTTACCGCACGCCTCGGTCGGATTACGAAGATGATATCAGTCATTTTACCACGGTAATTAACGGCCTTAGACGCGCTGGCAGCTCCAGCTCTTGTTTTCCGATGAACGACTGAGATGCGTATACCAATTAAATGCTACCGTTAATGCCTATCATTAATCATCAGCGGCATTAACTTCGTATATACGTAAACTTTCGCGCAAATAGTGCATTTGTTTAGATCTTGCAGTTTTTTAATCGTACACTTTTtacctttaattattttccacgtggcttttttttattcattaagattaaaataaaattaaatgagctGTTATGAAGTCGGgcaattaaatcaaaaattgCGTTAGCACAGGGTTGACCTTTTGCTTTCAGCTTGTGTGCTTTCGCATCGTTTTACGAAATACGACTTTAAATGCTCGCcgggaaaaagaagaaaaaaaatggggatTTACgacggaaataattttcggaGCTCCCGAGAGTTTATTCGGCACCGTGCGCTTTTAACAGCCACCATCTCGTAAAATCTTCGCGCCGCGCTCTTCCTCTCTTCAGTTCATTGACTTTGTTTATGACGATTGctcgttttcaatttttaaattttaattttattattttttttttttaccatgtCTCTCAAGTTATCGCATAtagaaacaatttaatttttgtataaaagctattcaataataatatttcgcaaTCAATTCAGAAGTGATCAAGTGTGAGAAAATTGAATCTTCCCgcaaggaaataattttttaaaatgtagtTTCCCGTTTATTAACGATCTCACACGTGCACCAGAATATTTAAGCAGACGAGCGCCGCAGCGCACGAAAATCGCCGGTCGGCGAAGCAAAGCGATTTTTGAATATCGGTGAGCTCCTCTCGGCGGTTTCTTCGTTCCGCGCCGCTTTTTCTGCGACCGATAATAAGCGGCCGCGCCAAATTGGTCGATCGTTTCAGGTGAGCCTACCTACGCAGACCTAGTAGTTAACATCCACCTCCGTCCGGTTATTATCCCGCGGGATACAGCCACCTCCggcgtctctctttttcagtTCGGTCTCCGGTCGCCTTCCTTGCACCTCGTAAAAGGTAGGCATCGGCGGACAAACGAGAATTTAACGACGCCGTTTCTTACGGGAATACGCAccttttattatgttaattattagatGGACGACCTGAGATGgcgttagaaaaattattcacctCGTTTCCCTTCGGCACGATTTCGCGAGGCCTAATCAGGTGACCCCGCGGTTTATCGGCgtcgaaaatatttcgcgcgcaTTTGTCCGGCgatctcttctttcaaatccCGTCACCTCATTTTTTCCGCGTTTGCGGAAGAAATAACGTTGTAGACGAGGGTATAACAGGCCGTCGTTTCGTTCGGCTCTTCAGACATTCAGGTTACTTATTACGCGCGATTCTCGGCTCCGTTCATGTAATAGTAGCAAGGaagatttccttttttttttggggggggggagagggaaagGAGGAGAGGGTTTTTCTTCCGCCTCCGCGGCTTCACCATTATGTCCTTTTCATCTCTCTCAGGATCGCGCTTCCACCTCGCTGTTCTATTCGCCACTATTTTACTCGGGCGCGTCTTTACACGTAGCTGCAACTGCGGAAAAGAAACTTCGACTGGAGCAAGAAATCTCCATCGCGCAGCCTCTTTTTCCTCCGTCCAAGGTTGTATCTCAGAACGAATCGCGGTACCGAAGGGTGTAATACGTTTACGCGAGCGAAGGAATTTTCTGCAAAGTGAAAATCACCCAATGTTCTATGGGTCTTGAGAAGATTCCTTCAGAATGTAAAGGACTTTCTTCAAGCATAAAAAACCGTGATTGTAACTTGCGCGTCTTGTagtaacaatttaatataacatttttaactgttattaattaagttcttgacaatgtttaaaaaaatttaagcaaatatatatacgtatatatatatttttttttacgtattaaaatatttgttcgcGCAACGAGGAAACTAATCCGCAAATAAAAGTACCGCGTTTGTCTCATCCATTTCAATTACACCTTTCGGTTAAAGAGGTCTATTTGCTTAGgtcttctcttttttcattCACCGAATGCGCGCGTTCTATTAGCTGTCGTAACTAGCGCGAGGAACGAGTAGCCCACTTGACCCTACGCCATCGAGTTCAATGTTTTCCGCGTTATCAGGAACATCCTTTTCAAAACGTCGCGTCTGCAAATTGGCGTAAAGTGCTTGAATGACAATAACGTCTTCCTTCTGTCCTTCTTACTTCTCTTCTTCAGTACCTTCTCGTCTTGTCGCCTCGTCTCAATTCGTAGTGGGTGGTGGATGATTCAGCTGCGAGTGCTATTACAAATACTACttagaaaaataaagcttCGGTCTCCAGACAGTCTAGCCACTCTAGCCGGATTGATCAGCTATCGAATCGCAgatattaaacttttctaGATTGTTAAGAAGGCGTATTTGTTCACAATTTTTGACgatactttctttcttttttttttttttttaattgtgt includes these proteins:
- the LOC139104008 gene encoding uncharacterized protein, whose protein sequence is SHFPQNARNLEKAATVEQLNHPIDVIPSEFYGDNGDVELEFLDDSLNPLIISRPINFARDPTKLNVDFQAKVQSKNHPMIPIRGGISTNVQLANQAKLSHDVLLSNGEASKEYSSEEDWIKSAPRSSRDAKKEGNRKNVTLYVYVPDIENVLKEKFAKASMKLGVDVGVPSKKDEDVSKIDASAVDNHSGGTKNYIRLCGLLSDGLANFMQKLRGKDCVKLPASEFNLEPSVRKKGGAIRLVGLKIGRKTGNERDYKDSENESNEKIRRGGATGVEDSVSDVSANYDESSAKVADKFGRGLRFRMINGNLLNDGKLSLSASTALKV